One stretch of Amycolatopsis tolypomycina DNA includes these proteins:
- a CDS encoding ABC transporter ATP-binding protein: MADAITADGLTKAFGRTRALDGLDLTVHTGEVHGFLGPNGAGKTTTIRILLGLMRADGGRATLLGGNPWTDATELHRRLAYVPGDVTLWPNLTGGEVIDLLGRLRGGLDTARRAELVERFDLDPRKKGRTYSKGNRQKVALVAALASDVDLLVLDEPTSGLDPLMEEVFREVVAEERERGDRTVLLSSHILSEVEALCDRVTIIRAGRTVESGTLDELRHLGRITIDASLARVPADLAALPGVHDLSTYGSHVHLSVDQPSLDDVMRHLAEAGLRSLVSRPPTLEELFLRHYRHDEPVGAAR; this comes from the coding sequence ATGGCCGACGCGATCACCGCCGACGGCCTCACCAAGGCGTTCGGCCGGACACGGGCCCTCGACGGGCTCGACCTGACCGTCCACACCGGCGAGGTGCACGGCTTCCTCGGGCCCAACGGCGCCGGCAAGACCACCACGATCCGCATCCTGCTGGGGCTGATGCGCGCCGACGGCGGCCGCGCCACCCTGCTCGGCGGCAACCCGTGGACCGACGCGACCGAGCTGCACCGGCGGCTCGCCTACGTCCCGGGCGACGTCACGCTCTGGCCGAACCTCACCGGCGGCGAGGTCATCGACCTGCTCGGCCGGCTGCGCGGCGGCCTCGACACCGCCCGCCGCGCCGAGCTGGTCGAGCGCTTCGACCTCGATCCGCGCAAGAAGGGCCGGACGTATTCGAAGGGCAACCGGCAGAAGGTCGCGCTCGTCGCGGCGCTGGCGTCCGATGTGGACCTGCTGGTGCTCGACGAACCGACGTCCGGGCTCGACCCGCTGATGGAAGAGGTGTTCCGGGAGGTCGTCGCCGAAGAGCGCGAACGCGGCGACCGGACGGTGCTGCTGTCCTCGCACATCCTTTCCGAGGTCGAGGCGCTGTGCGACCGCGTCACGATCATCCGCGCCGGCCGCACGGTGGAGTCGGGCACCCTGGACGAGCTGCGGCACCTGGGCCGGATCACGATCGACGCCTCGCTCGCGCGCGTGCCGGCGGACCTGGCGGCGCTGCCCGGCGTGCACGACCTGAGCACGTACGGCTCGCACGTCCACCTGTCCGTCGACCAGCCGTCGCTGGACGACGTCATGCGGCACCTCGCCGAGGCCGGGCTGCGGAGCCTGGTCAGCCGCCCGCCGACCCTGGAAGAGCTGTTCCTGCGCCACTACCGCCACGACGAGCCGGTCGGAGCGGCCCGATGA
- a CDS encoding S8 family serine peptidase: MEQHRSRWRRRAGITILATALGASVLGVAVPVASAQQAPPTSGAADGKTLDEHDRALVAEAEKAGKSDVTLLIAAEKGQTGTAVNELKALGGVVQSTDTKLDYVKVSIPPAKAEKAAKLKSVNAVDVDGLIMRDDPKPDGAMTPLPQPAPGKNTPRVNPYLPTGDTYAAQFGQVLPNWDGKDTTVAVLDSGVDLDSPALATTSHGERKIVDWYNANATNSGDGTWVKQSTQTYTGTFTASGKSWTAPATGGPYTFGLFGETAGDLGAADSETGGDINRDGDRTDSFGVLLDPATKEVRVDLNGNGDFTDEKPMTDYNKKFDVGFFGTDNPATDIAERMAFVVQTDKPGFVGIGIAGAEHGSHVAGIAAGNDLFGGKMDGAAPGAKVLAVKVCLTSAGCTSSGLIDGVVYAASHGADVINISIGGLPALNDGNNARAELYNRTIAEYNVQIFISAGNSGAGANTVGDPSVATDALSVGSYITKETWLSNYGSVTKNPESMHPFSSRGPREDGGFKPDIIAPGAAIATVPRWEQPSPVAGTYTLPAGYAMLQGTSMAAPQATGAAALLVSAYKATHNGQRPPVAQLRAAIKSTARFVPGIGAYAQGAGLFNVPAAFVALSLNPKPDAVSTSVEVHTALSGLLAKPNTGVGIHDREGVTVGKAYTRTYTITRTTGAAHPVPYFVRWVGNDGTYSSASTVALPLNTPVSFKVNVNPKSAGVHSALLYLDNPLTIGIDVQTLNTVFAPQEFVAGKGFRVDVAGKAARNQATSYFVRVPQGASALKVDLDAGAGAPGKGQVRFLRYDPTGVPAEASTATTACYLPDAGAGCAGGTPTSRTFANPLPGVWEIVVEARRTSDVDEAPYKLSAAVLGTAISPNPDVIASATLNTPISRSYTVQNTLGAFTGKLTGATLGSAKTQRPSIAEGAQQQYQIPVTAGSKSLTVTIGKTSDVGADLDLVLYNCTTGSCVQAAVSADGDSEESVTVANPAAGTWVALVDGYAVPAGTTEYDYLDVFVNPAFGSVAVTDADAARASGSSWTVPATVTATAAPAAGRTLRGQLTVQTDTGVTVGSSLVQITAVS, translated from the coding sequence GTGGAACAGCACAGATCGCGCTGGAGACGGCGGGCCGGGATCACCATCCTCGCCACCGCGCTCGGCGCCTCCGTCCTCGGCGTGGCCGTCCCCGTGGCTTCCGCCCAGCAGGCCCCGCCGACCAGCGGCGCGGCCGACGGCAAGACCCTCGACGAGCACGACCGCGCGCTCGTCGCCGAAGCCGAGAAGGCCGGCAAGTCCGACGTCACGCTCCTGATCGCCGCGGAAAAGGGCCAGACCGGCACCGCCGTGAACGAGCTGAAGGCCCTCGGCGGCGTGGTCCAGTCCACGGACACCAAGCTCGACTACGTCAAGGTCAGCATCCCGCCCGCCAAGGCGGAGAAGGCCGCGAAGCTCAAGTCGGTCAACGCCGTCGACGTCGACGGCCTCATCATGCGCGACGACCCGAAGCCCGACGGCGCGATGACCCCGCTGCCGCAGCCGGCCCCGGGCAAGAACACCCCGCGCGTCAACCCGTACCTGCCAACCGGCGACACCTACGCGGCGCAGTTCGGCCAGGTCCTGCCCAACTGGGACGGCAAGGACACCACGGTCGCGGTGCTCGACTCCGGCGTCGACCTCGACTCCCCCGCGCTGGCCACCACCAGCCACGGCGAACGCAAGATCGTCGACTGGTACAACGCCAACGCCACCAACTCCGGCGACGGCACCTGGGTCAAGCAGTCGACCCAGACCTACACCGGCACCTTCACCGCCAGCGGCAAGTCCTGGACGGCCCCGGCGACCGGTGGCCCGTACACGTTCGGTCTGTTCGGCGAGACCGCGGGCGACCTGGGTGCCGCGGACAGCGAGACCGGCGGTGACATCAACCGCGACGGCGACCGCACCGACTCCTTCGGTGTGCTGCTCGACCCCGCGACCAAGGAGGTCCGGGTCGACCTCAACGGCAACGGCGACTTCACCGACGAGAAGCCGATGACCGACTACAACAAGAAGTTCGACGTCGGCTTCTTCGGCACCGACAACCCGGCGACCGACATCGCCGAGCGGATGGCCTTCGTGGTCCAGACCGACAAGCCGGGCTTCGTCGGCATCGGCATCGCCGGTGCGGAGCACGGTTCGCACGTCGCCGGCATCGCCGCCGGCAACGACCTGTTCGGCGGCAAGATGGACGGCGCGGCCCCGGGCGCGAAGGTCCTGGCCGTCAAGGTCTGCCTCACGAGCGCGGGCTGCACCTCCTCCGGCCTGATCGACGGTGTCGTCTACGCGGCCAGCCACGGCGCCGACGTCATCAACATCTCGATCGGCGGCCTGCCGGCCCTCAACGACGGCAACAACGCCCGTGCGGAGCTCTACAACCGCACGATCGCCGAGTACAACGTCCAGATCTTCATCTCGGCGGGCAACAGCGGCGCCGGGGCGAACACGGTCGGCGACCCGTCGGTGGCCACGGACGCGCTCTCGGTCGGCTCGTACATCACCAAGGAGACCTGGCTGTCGAACTACGGTTCGGTCACCAAGAACCCCGAGTCGATGCACCCGTTCTCCTCGCGCGGCCCGCGTGAGGACGGTGGTTTCAAGCCGGACATCATCGCGCCCGGCGCGGCCATCGCCACCGTCCCGCGGTGGGAGCAGCCGAGCCCGGTGGCCGGCACGTACACCCTGCCCGCCGGGTACGCGATGCTGCAGGGCACGTCGATGGCGGCGCCGCAGGCGACCGGCGCGGCAGCCCTGCTGGTGAGCGCCTACAAGGCGACGCACAACGGCCAGCGGCCGCCGGTGGCGCAGCTGCGGGCGGCGATCAAGTCGACCGCGCGGTTCGTGCCGGGCATCGGCGCGTACGCCCAGGGCGCGGGCCTGTTCAACGTCCCGGCCGCGTTCGTCGCGCTGTCGCTCAACCCGAAGCCGGACGCCGTTTCGACGTCGGTCGAGGTGCACACCGCGCTGTCGGGCCTGCTGGCCAAGCCGAACACGGGCGTGGGCATCCACGACCGCGAGGGCGTGACCGTCGGCAAGGCGTACACCCGGACGTACACGATCACCCGCACCACGGGCGCGGCGCACCCGGTGCCGTACTTCGTGCGGTGGGTCGGCAACGACGGCACGTACTCGTCGGCTTCGACGGTGGCCCTGCCGCTGAACACGCCGGTTTCGTTCAAGGTTAACGTGAACCCGAAGTCGGCCGGCGTGCACTCGGCGCTGCTCTACCTGGACAACCCGCTGACCATCGGCATCGACGTGCAGACCCTGAACACGGTCTTCGCGCCGCAGGAGTTCGTCGCCGGCAAGGGGTTCCGGGTCGACGTCGCGGGCAAGGCCGCGCGCAACCAGGCGACCAGCTACTTCGTGCGGGTGCCGCAGGGCGCCAGCGCGCTGAAGGTGGACCTGGACGCGGGCGCCGGCGCCCCGGGCAAGGGCCAGGTGCGGTTCCTGCGGTACGACCCGACCGGTGTCCCGGCCGAGGCCAGCACCGCGACGACCGCGTGCTACCTGCCCGACGCGGGTGCGGGCTGTGCCGGCGGCACGCCGACCAGCCGGACCTTCGCCAACCCGCTGCCGGGCGTGTGGGAGATCGTCGTCGAGGCGCGGCGGACGTCCGATGTGGACGAAGCACCGTACAAGCTGTCGGCCGCGGTGCTGGGCACGGCGATCTCGCCGAACCCGGACGTCATCGCCTCGGCCACGCTGAACACGCCGATCTCGCGGTCCTACACCGTGCAGAACACGCTCGGCGCGTTCACCGGCAAGCTCACCGGGGCCACCCTGGGCAGCGCGAAGACGCAGCGGCCGTCCATCGCCGAGGGTGCGCAGCAGCAGTACCAGATCCCGGTGACGGCGGGCTCGAAGTCGCTGACCGTCACGATCGGCAAGACGTCCGACGTCGGCGCCGACCTGGACCTGGTGCTCTACAACTGCACCACCGGCTCCTGCGTGCAGGCGGCGGTGAGCGCGGACGGTGACTCCGAGGAGTCGGTGACGGTCGCCAACCCGGCGGCGGGCACCTGGGTCGCGCTGGTCGACGGCTACGCGGTGCCGGCCGGCACCACGGAGTACGACTACCTCGACGTGTTCGTCAACCCGGCGTTCGGTTCGGTCGCGGTGACCGACGCCGACGCCGCGCGCGCGTCGGGCAGCTCGTGGACCGTGCCGGCGACGGTGACGGCCACCGCCGCCCCGGCCGCGGGCCGGACCCTGCGCGGTCAGCTGACCGTGCAGACCGACACCGGTGTCACGGTCGGCTCCTCGCTGGTGCAGATCACCGCGGTGAGCTAG
- a CDS encoding TetR/AcrR family transcriptional regulator, whose product MTAEDLTARARIRDAAIRLFTERGMEKTSILDIAEEAGVSGGLIRHHFGSKDGLREACDTHVFDELMKFKEEALAKGEADPGFVPTFDTRQLLFRRYMGRAMIDGSAAAAAQFTEIVDGTERWFREQDLDMPDPRACAAALAAMTGGMMILQDHVARALGEEPGTHEAMLRMSLAAGFLFTHPLATPETLKKASESLAAYQRKE is encoded by the coding sequence ATGACCGCCGAAGACCTCACCGCCCGCGCCCGGATCCGCGACGCCGCCATCCGCCTGTTCACCGAGCGTGGCATGGAGAAGACGTCGATCCTCGACATCGCCGAGGAAGCCGGCGTCTCCGGTGGCTTGATCCGGCACCACTTCGGCTCCAAGGACGGCCTGCGCGAGGCCTGCGACACCCACGTCTTCGACGAGCTGATGAAGTTCAAGGAGGAAGCGCTCGCCAAGGGCGAGGCGGACCCGGGGTTCGTGCCGACGTTCGACACCCGCCAGTTGCTGTTCCGCCGCTACATGGGCCGCGCGATGATCGACGGCTCGGCGGCCGCGGCCGCGCAGTTCACCGAGATCGTCGACGGCACCGAGCGCTGGTTCCGCGAGCAGGACCTGGACATGCCGGATCCGCGCGCCTGTGCGGCCGCGCTCGCCGCGATGACCGGCGGGATGATGATCCTGCAGGACCACGTCGCCCGCGCCCTCGGCGAGGAACCCGGCACCCACGAGGCGATGCTGCGCATGTCGCTCGCCGCCGGCTTCCTGTTCACGCATCCGCTCGCCACGCCGGAAACCCTGAAGAAGGCCAGTGAATCGCTGGCCGCGTACCAACGGAAGGAATGA
- a CDS encoding ABC transporter permease: MTGTGALLRLVLRRDRLLMPLWIVGLALAPVGYLSSIKAAYPDALARQHFYDLNASSATFVVRNGPLYGSSLGNLLAWQCGFVPVVVGLIALLTVVRHTRTEEEAGRRELTGATVVGRHAGLAAAVLATCGACLVFGLLAAFGVAAQGVPFAGALALGLGFSLAGWVFAGVGAVAAQLTWGASGARGLGIGVLVPAFLLRAAGDSSASAGWPAWLSPIGWAHRLRPFAGEQWWVLALGVVATGFAVAVAVALAARRDLGAALLPARLGRSGAQASLRSPLALAWRLQRGTLLVWTVCLGLVGLLMGGVAQNVADMMRDNEAVGDLFSRMGGGAVLDAYLAGTMTLFGLAASGYAVQATLKLRAEEAAGRAEPVLATAVGRVGWALGHLAFAFLGPAVVLAVTGWATGLAYGSGFGLVPAALAQLPAVWVLTGLAALLIGFVPRYSAVAWGLLAAFLLLSLVGTALRWSSVVLGISPFQHLPRLPGGTFSAGPALWLAAIALVAGAAGLFALRRRDMPAG; this comes from the coding sequence ATGACCGGCACCGGGGCGCTGCTTCGGCTGGTGCTGCGCCGCGACCGCCTGCTCATGCCACTGTGGATCGTCGGCCTCGCGCTCGCACCGGTGGGCTACCTCTCGTCGATCAAGGCGGCGTACCCGGATGCCTTGGCACGGCAGCATTTCTACGACCTCAACGCGTCGAGCGCGACCTTCGTCGTGCGCAACGGGCCGCTCTACGGCTCTTCGCTGGGGAACCTCCTGGCCTGGCAGTGCGGGTTCGTCCCGGTGGTCGTGGGCCTGATCGCGCTGCTCACCGTGGTCCGGCACACCCGGACCGAGGAGGAGGCGGGACGTCGTGAGCTCACCGGCGCCACCGTCGTCGGCCGGCACGCGGGGCTGGCCGCGGCGGTGCTCGCCACCTGCGGCGCGTGTCTGGTGTTCGGGCTGCTGGCGGCGTTCGGCGTTGCCGCACAGGGCGTTCCGTTCGCCGGTGCCCTCGCGCTCGGTCTCGGGTTCTCCCTGGCGGGCTGGGTGTTCGCCGGGGTCGGCGCGGTCGCCGCGCAGCTGACGTGGGGCGCGAGCGGCGCGCGGGGCCTCGGCATCGGGGTGCTGGTGCCGGCGTTCCTGCTGCGCGCGGCCGGGGACAGCAGCGCGTCGGCGGGCTGGCCGGCGTGGCTGTCGCCGATCGGCTGGGCGCACCGGCTGCGGCCGTTCGCGGGCGAGCAGTGGTGGGTCCTCGCGCTGGGCGTCGTCGCGACCGGCTTTGCGGTGGCCGTGGCCGTCGCCCTGGCGGCACGCCGGGACCTCGGCGCGGCCCTGCTGCCGGCCCGGCTCGGGCGGTCCGGCGCGCAGGCGTCCCTGCGCTCGCCGCTGGCGCTGGCGTGGCGGCTGCAGCGGGGCACGCTGCTGGTCTGGACCGTCTGCCTGGGGCTGGTCGGGCTGCTGATGGGCGGGGTCGCGCAGAACGTCGCGGACATGATGCGGGACAACGAGGCGGTCGGAGACCTGTTCTCCCGGATGGGCGGCGGCGCGGTGCTGGACGCGTACCTGGCGGGCACGATGACGTTGTTCGGCCTGGCGGCATCGGGCTACGCGGTGCAGGCGACGCTGAAGCTGCGTGCGGAAGAGGCGGCGGGCCGCGCGGAACCGGTCCTGGCCACCGCGGTCGGCCGGGTCGGCTGGGCACTGGGCCACCTGGCGTTCGCGTTCCTCGGGCCGGCGGTCGTGCTGGCGGTGACGGGCTGGGCGACGGGCCTGGCGTACGGGAGCGGCTTCGGGCTGGTCCCGGCGGCGCTGGCCCAGCTGCCGGCGGTCTGGGTGCTGACGGGCCTGGCAGCGCTGCTGATCGGCTTCGTCCCGCGGTATTCGGCGGTGGCCTGGGGGCTGCTGGCGGCGTTCCTGTTGCTGTCACTGGTGGGCACGGCGTTGCGGTGGAGTTCGGTGGTGCTGGGGATCTCGCCGTTCCAGCACCTGCCGCGCCTGCCGGGCGGGACGTTCTCGGCGGGACCGGCGCTCTGGCTGGCGGCGATCGCGCTGGTGGCGGGCGCGGCGGGGTTGTTCGCGTTGCGGCGGCGGGACATGCCGGCGGGGTGA